The window ATACAATTATTTTAAAAACAAAAATATAGACTTTGTAATGTCACCTGATGATGGCGGGTATGAACGGGCCAAAATAATGGGCAATAAGCTGGGTATTCCGGCGTATTATATAGATAAAAAGAGAATAGATTCAACAACGGTTAAAATGATCCTCCCGGAAGAGGATTATATGAATAAAAACGTTCTAATACTTGATGATATAATATCCACCGGCGGCACAATAATAAAGGCGTCAAACCTCATAAGGGAACACGGTGCAAGGAACATATATGCCTGTGCAATACACGGTGTGTTTGCCAACAACAGCAATGAAAAGATAGAGAGATATGTAAACGAACTTGCCGTTACAGATACAATAGAAACAAAATACAGCAATATTACAGTTTCTGAAGAAATAGCAGCTTCACTGAAAAGCAAGATAAGCATATGAAACATGGACTCAGGGTCCTGGGCCTGGACGATGGCCCATTTAATAAATTTACAGATATTAAAACAGTTATTGTGGGGGTAATCATGCGTTTGAATTACCCTGTTGAGGGTATCTCTGTAAGGGAAATCACAGTAGATGGCATGGACTCCACTGAAATAGTTATGTCAATGATCCGGGGCAGGTTCAGGGGCGACATAGATTTTGTAATGTGCAATGGGATAACGTTTGCAGGTTTCAATATTCTGGACATCCAGAAGGTATACAGCAAGACCGGCATACCTGTTATAGCAGTAACAAGAAAAAATCCATCAATAGAAAAGATTTCCCGTGCACTTTTACTTCATTTCAAGGATAGTGAGGAAAGAATAAAAATTATAACAGAAACTCCTGTGGATAAAATAGGATATGGGGACAGAATACTGTATATAAACAGGGCAGGCATTGAATTGAACCGTGCCGTGGAGCTTATAAAAAATACAGTAAATACAGGCAACATTCCAGAACCTGTAAGAATGGCGCATTTAATTGCAACTGCAATAATAAATAAG of the Ferroplasma sp. genome contains:
- a CDS encoding DUF99 family protein; translation: MKHGLRVLGLDDGPFNKFTDIKTVIVGVIMRLNYPVEGISVREITVDGMDSTEIVMSMIRGRFRGDIDFVMCNGITFAGFNILDIQKVYSKTGIPVIAVTRKNPSIEKISRALLLHFKDSEERIKIITETPVDKIGYGDRILYINRAGIELNRAVELIKNTVNTGNIPEPVRMAHLIATAIINKESHGRV